Proteins co-encoded in one Erwinia sp. genomic window:
- the fhuC_1 gene encoding Iron(3+)-hydroxamate import ATP-binding protein FhuC (ID:JIFNMEKO_01393;~source:Prodigal:2.6) has product MAVMAQHEDPDPRLTVREYVELGRIPHYHDVSRCQHERVIDHTLAETGLTDLSHQLMGSLSGGERQRASLARLFAQAPELILLDEPTNHLAVLHDLTLIDEFADRVLVLQSGRQAICDRPGKVLTSAQLLPVFGLHCYTVSHPETQQPVRLFDIPRCA; this is encoded by the coding sequence ATGGCTGTGATGGCACAACATGAAGACCCCGATCCCCGTCTGACCGTGAGGGAATATGTTGAATTAGGGCGTATACCACACTATCACGATGTATCACGCTGCCAGCATGAAAGGGTTATTGATCATACACTGGCAGAAACCGGGCTCACTGATCTCTCTCATCAACTGATGGGCTCGCTTTCAGGTGGGGAGCGACAGCGTGCTTCGTTGGCGAGACTGTTTGCCCAAGCACCTGAGTTAATTTTACTGGATGAACCTACTAATCACCTTGCTGTGTTACACGATTTGACGTTGATCGATGAATTTGCTGATCGGGTGCTGGTTTTGCAATCAGGCAGACAGGCTATCTGTGACCGACCGGGAAAAGTGCTGACTTCTGCGCAGTTATTACCGGTATTCGGACTTCACTGCTACACCGTCTCACACCCTGAAACACAGCAGCCCGTGCGATTATTTGATATCCCTCGTTGTGCCTGA
- the btuF_3 gene encoding Vitamin B12-binding protein (ID:JIFNMEKO_01394;~source:Prodigal:2.6), protein MKKIILLFSLTLFPLLTKADDFPVTVQSCGTPVTFTAPPQRAVINDLNMAEMAFALHLQPTIVGLTGISGWYKMTPSFKTAMGQIPELAPKYPPLETLVAAKPDFFFAGWNYGMKVGGDVTPASLSRYGIKTLVLSESCVFTAAVKQKATMELLYGDQLTLGKIFGKKQQAEQLIQRWKTELAQLPQPPAGSEPLKVFVYDSGEDKPFTSGKFAMPNAIIEAAGAKNILEDLPISWGTTSWESVAERDPDVIILLDYQSGSGAESIRHFLEQHPLMKLTRAVKQQRYIKLRYEELTPGPANINAIEKLAHYMYMQKPGNEKS, encoded by the coding sequence ATGAAAAAAATCATTCTGCTATTTTCTCTCACACTTTTTCCACTGCTGACTAAAGCTGATGACTTTCCCGTTACGGTGCAAAGTTGTGGCACCCCCGTCACCTTTACAGCGCCCCCCCAACGTGCGGTGATTAATGATTTAAATATGGCGGAGATGGCATTTGCATTGCATCTTCAGCCCACCATCGTTGGCCTCACAGGGATCAGTGGTTGGTACAAGATGACGCCCTCATTTAAAACAGCAATGGGCCAGATCCCTGAACTGGCCCCTAAATATCCGCCACTTGAGACCCTCGTTGCGGCAAAGCCAGATTTTTTCTTTGCGGGCTGGAATTACGGCATGAAAGTAGGGGGTGATGTCACACCTGCATCACTGAGCCGTTATGGCATTAAAACACTGGTACTCAGTGAAAGTTGTGTTTTTACCGCAGCAGTAAAACAAAAAGCAACAATGGAACTCCTGTATGGCGATCAGCTGACACTTGGTAAAATTTTTGGCAAAAAACAGCAGGCAGAACAGTTGATACAACGCTGGAAAACCGAACTGGCTCAATTGCCGCAGCCACCGGCAGGCTCTGAACCCTTGAAAGTGTTTGTTTATGATTCAGGCGAGGATAAGCCATTTACCAGCGGAAAATTCGCTATGCCTAATGCGATTATTGAGGCTGCAGGTGCAAAAAACATTCTCGAAGATCTGCCGATAAGTTGGGGCACCACATCATGGGAAAGCGTTGCAGAGCGTGATCCCGACGTGATCATCTTGCTTGACTACCAGAGTGGCAGTGGCGCGGAATCGATACGCCATTTTCTGGAGCAGCATCCGTTGATGAAGCTCACTCGTGCCGTCAAACAACAACGTTACATTAAACTACGTTATGAAGAGTTGACCCCAGGCCCGGCGAATATTAACGCCATCGAGAAACTGGCACACTATATGTATATGCAGAAGCCCGGCAATGAAAAGTCGTAA
- the hmuU_1 gene encoding Hemin transport system permease protein HmuU (ID:JIFNMEKO_01395;~source:Prodigal:2.6), whose translation MKSRKHYHLALASALFALPLVISCSILQGAVAVSWPQLLSFFGVSNTAVSDIVSQIVVEIRIPRTLLALCTGAGLAVVGALLQTTTRNDLADPFLFGLSSGASAGAVIIITRLGEPLGAWTLPVAAFSGGICSALVVMLLFHIKKQQSAAQLIICGLAISFLFGAITSYFIFSGDQRAATTMLFWSLGGLGLANWQTGKLAKYSICHAEFSASLTVCRTTLAPIGCSTGGRVRGTFTGYQRQPPAQ comes from the coding sequence ATGAAAAGTCGTAAACACTATCATCTGGCACTCGCCAGCGCGTTATTTGCACTTCCATTAGTGATAAGCTGTAGCATTCTGCAGGGCGCTGTTGCTGTTTCCTGGCCGCAGCTGTTGAGTTTCTTTGGAGTTAGTAATACTGCGGTTTCTGATATCGTTTCGCAGATTGTGGTTGAAATACGCATACCCAGAACCTTACTGGCGCTTTGTACGGGTGCCGGACTGGCAGTGGTAGGTGCGTTGTTGCAAACCACAACCCGTAATGATCTAGCTGACCCGTTTCTGTTCGGACTTTCTTCCGGCGCTTCTGCAGGAGCAGTGATTATCATCACCCGACTCGGTGAACCCCTTGGTGCATGGACTTTACCTGTGGCTGCTTTTAGTGGCGGGATCTGCTCTGCATTAGTGGTGATGTTATTATTCCACATTAAAAAACAGCAAAGCGCTGCACAATTGATTATCTGTGGTCTTGCAATCTCTTTTCTGTTCGGTGCGATCACCAGTTACTTTATTTTTTCAGGTGATCAGCGCGCTGCGACAACGATGCTTTTTTGGTCATTGGGTGGCCTGGGCCTGGCAAACTGGCAAACTGGCAAACTGGCAAAATATTCCATTTGCCATGCTGAGTTTAGTGCTTCTCTTACTGTTTGTCGCACGACGCTGGCGCCAATTGGATGCTCTACTGGCGGGAGAGTACGCGGCACTTTCACTGGGTATCAACGTCAACCGCCTGCGCAGTGA
- the hmuU_2 gene encoding Hemin transport system permease protein HmuU (ID:JIFNMEKO_01396;~source:Prodigal:2.6): MLLPLCALFGAILLCGGDILSRTLLAPQELPVGIITAGMGGVFILIQFSRKSSGKSLS, from the coding sequence ATGTTACTGCCATTGTGTGCACTCTTCGGGGCGATTTTGCTCTGTGGTGGAGATATTCTCAGCCGTACGTTACTGGCACCGCAAGAGTTACCTGTAGGTATTATTACTGCCGGTATGGGAGGCGTTTTTATTCTTATTCAATTTTCACGTAAGTCTTCAGGTAAATCCCTCTCTTAG
- the rfnT gene encoding Riboflavin transporter RfnT (ID:JIFNMEKO_01397;~source:Prodigal:2.6) → MKGQSISLVMIGGVVAAILGPLLTIIARDIPGLPRFAGVYLIVAVLGVLSAINLGCFLQQSKRESSAPDVRTLSAVSATRRELLKRPDYRTAWFHLVIGSFVMLFLMTAAPLSVTHHHSMNDGALVIQLHLLGMYVPSLFTGFLMRKVGLTALLYVGIALNLSAILINLTGETMLGYSVSLLLVGVGWNFMFVGGSTLLSLSYRDNERKRAQGLAETSRFVFSAIATSGSGVMLALLGWKLIGLIMIPVLLICLFSTWQYSQTKCKKV, encoded by the coding sequence GTGAAAGGACAGTCAATCTCTCTGGTTATGATTGGCGGAGTGGTGGCTGCAATCCTCGGACCATTGCTGACGATCATTGCACGGGATATTCCCGGACTCCCCCGATTCGCTGGGGTTTACCTCATTGTCGCCGTTCTGGGGGTTCTCTCAGCGATTAACCTCGGCTGCTTCCTGCAGCAATCAAAAAGAGAGTCTTCAGCCCCTGATGTCAGGACGCTTTCCGCAGTTTCAGCAACCCGCCGCGAATTACTGAAACGTCCCGATTATCGTACAGCCTGGTTTCACCTGGTGATTGGTTCTTTTGTTATGCTTTTCCTGATGACCGCGGCCCCACTTTCTGTGACGCACCATCACTCTATGAATGATGGCGCGTTGGTGATTCAGTTGCATCTGTTGGGGATGTATGTTCCTTCACTCTTCACTGGTTTCCTGATGCGAAAAGTGGGCCTCACAGCGTTGTTATACGTGGGGATTGCACTAAATTTGTCTGCCATCCTGATAAATCTGACCGGAGAAACCATGCTCGGTTACAGTGTCAGTCTGCTATTGGTAGGAGTCGGATGGAACTTTATGTTTGTGGGCGGCTCTACGCTGCTAAGTCTCTCTTACCGTGATAATGAGCGAAAAAGAGCCCAGGGCCTGGCTGAAACCAGCCGCTTTGTATTTTCTGCAATAGCTACGTCTGGATCAGGTGTGATGCTGGCCTTGCTCGGTTGGAAGCTGATCGGTCTTATCATGATACCTGTTTTACTGATTTGCCTGTTTTCCACCTGGCAATATAGCCAGACGAAATGCAAAAAGGTGTAA
- a CDS encoding hypothetical protein (ID:JIFNMEKO_01398;~source:Prodigal:2.6): MRYIPGRVPVILAVSNLFFTCAVSVDLTIATLVGYQLAPSDELATVPFALITVAGAFSSLFAAGMIGRGNEKRAFILGSLCGTAGGLLSFFPYYKAVFYSFVQVAFSSGSIRLSASIIAWLRLTTPHPK, translated from the coding sequence ATGCGATATATACCAGGCAGGGTCCCCGTGATTCTTGCCGTCAGTAATCTGTTTTTTACCTGTGCAGTCTCGGTCGATCTGACCATTGCTACTCTGGTTGGCTATCAGTTGGCCCCCTCTGATGAACTGGCTACCGTACCGTTTGCGCTCATCACGGTCGCAGGTGCGTTTTCGAGTCTGTTTGCAGCTGGCATGATTGGTAGGGGAAATGAAAAACGTGCCTTCATTCTGGGCTCGTTATGCGGTACCGCTGGCGGATTGCTCTCTTTTTTTCCGTACTACAAGGCAGTTTTTTACTCTTTTGTGCAGGTTGCTTTCTCGTCGGGGTCTATCAGGCTTTCAGCCAGTATTATCGCCTGGTTGCGGCTGACTACTCCCCACCCGAAGTGA
- a CDS encoding hypothetical protein (ID:JIFNMEKO_01399;~source:Prodigal:2.6) codes for MKITITGLAFAMLLAGCSQQSHEPVQQATSARVTPVVMSVDATAACNNAGGQLAFSRHLDGTSEGMCQLANGRRCSERALEMGSCAR; via the coding sequence ATGAAAATCACAATAACGGGTTTAGCATTTGCCATGCTGCTGGCAGGTTGTAGTCAGCAAAGTCATGAACCTGTACAACAAGCCACCAGTGCACGGGTCACGCCCGTGGTAATGTCTGTTGATGCAACCGCGGCCTGCAATAATGCCGGAGGTCAACTGGCATTTTCCCGGCATCTTGATGGTACTTCAGAAGGCATGTGTCAGCTAGCCAACGGTCGCCGTTGTAGTGAACGCGCGCTCGAGATGGGCAGTTGCGCGCGCTGA
- the ldhA gene encoding D-lactate dehydrogenase (ID:JIFNMEKO_01400;~source:Prodigal:2.6), with translation MRVAVYSTKQYDRKYLEQVNKQYGYELVFFDFLLTPETAKNAIDCDGVCIFVNDDGGRDVLNEFARMGIKFIALRCAGFNNVDLDAAKELGLHVVRVPAYSPEAVAEHTVGMMMTLNRRIHRAYQRTRDANFSLEGLTGFNMHGRTAGVVGTGKIGLATLRILKGFGMRLLAYDPYPSAEALAIGAEYVDINTLFQQSDVITLHCPMTPENHHLLNAAAFDQMKSGVMVINTSRGGLIDSQAAKDALKQQKIGALGMDVYENERDLFFEDKSNDVIQDDLFRRLSACHNVLFTGHQAFLTEEALTSIAETTLQNIQQLRDGQPCPNEVIA, from the coding sequence ATGAGAGTAGCTGTCTACAGCACCAAACAGTATGATCGCAAATATCTTGAGCAGGTAAACAAACAATACGGCTACGAGCTGGTATTTTTTGATTTTCTGCTGACACCAGAGACAGCAAAAAATGCCATCGACTGTGATGGTGTATGCATTTTCGTCAATGATGATGGCGGCCGGGACGTACTTAATGAATTCGCCCGTATGGGGATCAAATTCATTGCACTGCGTTGTGCCGGTTTTAACAATGTCGACCTTGATGCCGCCAAAGAACTTGGTCTGCATGTTGTCAGAGTACCTGCGTACTCGCCAGAAGCGGTTGCTGAACATACCGTAGGCATGATGATGACGCTTAATCGGCGTATCCATCGTGCGTACCAGCGTACCCGTGATGCCAATTTCTCGCTGGAAGGATTAACGGGATTCAATATGCATGGGCGTACCGCAGGTGTGGTTGGTACCGGAAAAATAGGCCTGGCGACACTGCGCATTTTAAAAGGGTTTGGTATGCGGCTGCTGGCTTACGATCCCTATCCCAGCGCAGAAGCGTTGGCTATCGGTGCAGAGTATGTTGATATCAACACACTGTTCCAGCAGTCAGACGTGATTACCCTGCATTGTCCGATGACACCTGAAAACCATCATCTGCTTAATGCAGCGGCTTTCGACCAAATGAAGAGTGGTGTAATGGTGATTAATACCAGTCGTGGTGGTTTGATTGATTCACAGGCGGCTAAAGATGCACTAAAACAGCAAAAAATTGGCGCGTTGGGTATGGATGTTTATGAAAACGAGCGTGACTTATTTTTTGAAGATAAGTCGAACGACGTGATCCAGGATGATCTGTTTCGCCGCTTATCAGCCTGTCATAACGTACTGTTCACCGGGCATCAGGCTTTTCTGACCGAAGAAGCATTAACCAGTATTGCTGAAACTACATTGCAGAATATTCAGCAATTACGTGATGGCCAACCTTGTCCGAATGAAGTTATCGCCTGA
- a CDS encoding hypothetical protein (ID:JIFNMEKO_01401;~source:Prodigal:2.6) translates to MGRRSKQLATVTLILLTVLSSLWFTLPHWLPTLLRLWLPSSMQLVIAERPLWRDGSLLLEQLSLQVGECKLVEIEGATLGYQQHQWHVNAQKVTTDSRCFAEFPSTSASQTYPAVALSVIQAALPSFTLSFSQFELLPWQELGGELQLSSHEGIQQISLKGDSVTLRADLQANHLSLHELALPLPGISEPVKLQGEIELGDNIDAVPRQGRLNSVLVLPSPVEQVSADLTWQQQRGTLTVTYQQHRTPLLNLPWQADNDALMIEKGEWHWPFYSQKLSGGVSLTLSHWSKGLDETQLNGRVNLLTEGRGGKGNLVLSFGPGMPMQNDKAFPLNLYGDGKAQALQFFARLPGEIRGGILSPAVYFKPGALLRMKGRLLSLLDVDEARWPLAGVSVSASGIDGRLQAILRAHENETGAFRLHLDGRAEKFGGDSGSWQWRYWGEGESPRFDARWDLKGRGQWRNNTIMLESLSTGFNQLRYNGATIRSPRLKLTQPLIWQRSDSEPRLQGALQLKAEETQFVYGGYLPASLLAFTINGQSPDAFQLQGSINAGTIGPVQLRGRWDGTRLRGEAWWPEQSLTVFQPLLSKTLKMHIQSGTLRAQTAFSASAQDGFQAGGHWVVKQGKLWMPDNEVNGIDFSLPFRLKGQRWQFGAKQPVKLRIAEVRNQFRLQNLRADLQGYYPWNTHYPLQLNQLAVDLLGGHLQMPRLQLPQKEAAHIQIDQVELRELVNALKVQQITLSGKINGDFPFWVNRSKWLIEEGYITNQGPLTVRMDPDFANTLSANNIAAGIAMDWLRNMRIDESRATLALDNIGMMTLTAKVIGTSRFSDKNQHVSLNYRQQENIFQLWRSLRFGDNLQSWVEQNSSLPVREGEVR, encoded by the coding sequence ATGGGGCGACGTAGTAAACAGCTGGCAACGGTTACCCTGATTTTGTTAACTGTACTCTCCAGTTTGTGGTTTACCCTTCCGCACTGGTTGCCGACGCTTCTGCGTCTTTGGCTACCTTCATCAATGCAGTTAGTCATCGCGGAACGTCCGTTATGGCGCGACGGATCTTTGCTGTTAGAGCAGCTCTCATTACAAGTGGGGGAGTGTAAACTGGTAGAAATTGAAGGGGCAACACTGGGTTATCAGCAACACCAATGGCACGTTAATGCTCAAAAGGTGACCACTGATAGCCGCTGCTTCGCGGAATTTCCATCAACATCAGCATCACAAACATACCCGGCAGTAGCGTTAAGCGTGATACAGGCTGCTTTACCGTCATTCACACTGTCATTTTCTCAGTTTGAACTGCTTCCATGGCAGGAGTTAGGTGGTGAGCTGCAACTCTCATCTCACGAAGGAATCCAGCAGATAAGTCTTAAAGGTGACAGTGTCACACTGAGGGCGGATTTGCAGGCTAATCATCTCTCTTTGCACGAATTAGCACTGCCGTTACCGGGGATATCTGAGCCAGTTAAACTCCAGGGTGAGATTGAACTTGGCGACAATATCGATGCAGTGCCCCGGCAAGGCAGGTTAAACAGCGTACTTGTATTACCATCCCCGGTTGAACAAGTCAGTGCGGATCTGACCTGGCAACAACAGCGCGGGACATTGACCGTCACCTATCAACAACACCGCACACCATTACTCAATCTTCCATGGCAAGCTGACAATGATGCGCTAATGATTGAAAAGGGAGAATGGCACTGGCCATTTTATTCACAGAAATTATCCGGCGGTGTATCGCTGACGCTATCACACTGGAGTAAAGGGCTCGATGAAACCCAATTAAATGGGCGGGTTAATCTGTTAACTGAGGGACGTGGAGGAAAGGGCAATCTGGTACTTTCTTTCGGGCCAGGCATGCCGATGCAAAATGATAAGGCCTTCCCGCTTAACCTCTATGGTGACGGCAAAGCACAGGCGTTACAATTTTTTGCCCGACTCCCTGGTGAAATTCGCGGCGGAATACTCTCGCCAGCGGTTTATTTCAAACCTGGCGCATTATTACGGATGAAAGGACGTTTATTGTCACTTCTTGATGTGGATGAAGCCCGCTGGCCTCTGGCTGGGGTTAGTGTATCTGCTTCGGGGATTGACGGGCGTTTACAAGCCATTTTACGGGCACATGAAAATGAAACCGGGGCATTCAGATTACATCTCGATGGACGGGCAGAGAAATTTGGCGGTGACAGTGGATCCTGGCAATGGCGATACTGGGGCGAAGGTGAGAGTCCGCGTTTTGATGCCCGATGGGATCTTAAGGGACGGGGGCAGTGGCGCAACAATACGATTATGCTTGAATCACTCTCTACCGGATTCAATCAACTACGCTATAACGGTGCCACAATACGCTCTCCCCGCCTGAAATTGACGCAACCGCTAATTTGGCAACGCAGTGATAGTGAGCCACGACTCCAGGGCGCGCTGCAACTGAAAGCAGAAGAGACACAATTCGTCTACGGTGGCTATCTGCCAGCCTCTTTGTTGGCATTCACCATAAACGGCCAGTCACCTGATGCATTTCAGTTACAGGGCAGCATCAACGCCGGGACAATAGGACCGGTGCAACTGCGAGGTCGCTGGGATGGTACACGCTTACGTGGTGAGGCCTGGTGGCCAGAGCAGTCATTGACGGTGTTTCAGCCATTGCTGAGTAAAACGCTCAAAATGCATATTCAGTCGGGTACATTGCGCGCACAGACCGCCTTTTCCGCGTCGGCTCAGGATGGCTTCCAGGCCGGCGGCCACTGGGTTGTTAAGCAGGGTAAATTATGGATGCCTGATAACGAAGTGAATGGTATCGATTTCTCACTACCTTTTCGGCTGAAAGGCCAGCGCTGGCAGTTCGGTGCTAAGCAGCCCGTGAAACTGCGTATTGCTGAAGTCAGAAATCAGTTTCGTCTGCAAAATTTGCGTGCTGATCTACAGGGCTATTATCCGTGGAATACACATTATCCTTTGCAACTAAATCAGCTGGCTGTTGATCTGCTGGGGGGGCATTTGCAAATGCCTCGCTTGCAGTTACCACAGAAAGAAGCCGCACATATTCAGATAGACCAGGTTGAGCTTCGTGAACTGGTGAATGCCCTTAAGGTGCAACAAATTACGCTATCGGGAAAAATTAACGGAGATTTCCCGTTTTGGGTCAACCGTTCGAAGTGGCTGATCGAAGAGGGTTATATCACGAATCAGGGCCCCTTAACGGTGCGGATGGATCCCGATTTTGCTAATACATTATCAGCCAATAATATCGCAGCCGGGATAGCCATGGACTGGCTGCGTAATATGCGTATTGATGAGAGTCGTGCCACCCTGGCTCTGGATAACATTGGTATGATGACGCTGACAGCAAAAGTTATCGGCACCAGCCGTTTTAGTGATAAAAATCAGCATGTTTCACTTAACTATCGCCAGCAGGAGAATATCTTCCAGCTCTGGCGTAGTCTGCGATTTGGCGATAATTTACAATCATGGGTAGAACAGAACAGTTCGCTCCCTGTACGGGAAGGAGAGGTGAGATGA
- a CDS encoding hypothetical protein (ID:JIFNMEKO_01402;~source:Prodigal:2.6): protein MRVAGLLISAVTLLSSGCIPRIEVAAPKEPITINMNVRIEHEIHIKVDKDVEALLKKRSDLF, encoded by the coding sequence ATGAGAGTTGCGGGTCTGCTGATATCAGCAGTCACACTGCTCAGCAGTGGGTGTATACCACGTATTGAAGTGGCTGCACCAAAAGAGCCTATAACTATTAACATGAACGTGCGCATTGAGCATGAAATCCATATTAAAGTCGATAAAGATGTCGAAGCCCTGCTAAAAAAACGCAGCGACCTGTTTTGA
- a CDS encoding hypothetical protein (ID:JIFNMEKO_01403;~source:Prodigal:2.6), whose amino-acid sequence MRYIIGFLLFWVTLPAMALTLEEARQTGKAGETLTGYLAAISHDPVTLALVDKVNQGRKAEYAALASSNNLTPDEVARIAGSKLTERAAPGEYVRGINGLWQQKPPR is encoded by the coding sequence ATGAGATACATAATCGGGTTTTTGTTGTTCTGGGTTACTCTTCCCGCCATGGCGCTGACACTGGAGGAAGCGCGACAAACAGGAAAAGCAGGGGAGACGTTGACCGGCTATCTGGCAGCCATCAGCCATGATCCTGTTACACTGGCACTGGTGGATAAAGTGAATCAGGGACGGAAAGCGGAATACGCCGCGTTGGCGAGTAGTAACAATCTGACGCCTGATGAAGTAGCACGAATTGCCGGTAGTAAACTCACTGAGCGAGCCGCACCCGGTGAATATGTGCGGGGAATAAACGGCTTATGGCAACAGAAACCACCACGTTAA
- the azoR gene encoding FMN-dependent NADH-azoreductase (ID:JIFNMEKO_01404;~source:Prodigal:2.6), with protein sequence MLRPSDATLSPRQQEALALSDTLIAELNDHDTIVIAAPMYNFNIPTQLKNYFDLIARTGVTFRYSESGPEGLVKDKKVLVISTRGGIHQGTPTDLMTPYLNVFLGFLGMNDV encoded by the coding sequence ATGTTACGGCCTTCTGATGCTACGCTGTCACCACGACAGCAGGAAGCGCTGGCGCTATCTGATACGCTTATTGCAGAATTGAATGACCACGATACCATCGTTATTGCGGCACCGATGTATAACTTTAACATTCCCACGCAGCTGAAAAACTATTTCGACCTGATTGCGCGGACTGGTGTTACCTTCCGTTACAGTGAAAGTGGCCCTGAAGGTTTAGTTAAAGATAAAAAGGTACTGGTTATTTCGACCCGTGGCGGGATTCACCAGGGTACCCCGACTGATCTGATGACCCCTTATCTGAATGTGTTCCTCGGTTTCCTCGGTATGAACGACGTATAG